TCAAACAATATTGTCTCTTCCTTTTAAATATTTTACTGATTTGGACTTATCTTATCTTACTTTTATAGGCATAGTGAGGCAGGATGGTTGTTCTTGTGAAATTACAATTTCACCATCAGGCACAACTAGTAGCTGGCCCATTAATGAGGTATGAAAATGGTATAACATGGCTTACTATTGTAACTGCTAACACTGATGAATTGCATATTATTCAATTCAACAAATGGGAAAATGAATGGGGTACTTAGATGTGGAGAAATTTGCATGTCAAATCAATAAAAAAGGACCATTTCAATTTATTAAGTATGATGCTGATGTGTTAGAATTCTGCAAAGACCTTCATGATGGGGATTTTATTGATGTTTATTTATGTCACACTGTTAATATACTATGTGTTGATATTGAATTGGATGAAATGTTAAGTAATGGTGTGGACCCTAGTGATATCCCATATGACCAAACAGTTGGCTTTAATGAAGTGCTACAAGGGCAAACAAGTAAAGTTAATGCTAGGGCAAAAAACTCACCTACCAATAATATAAATAGTGGTTGTTTCACTGAGGGGAAGGGTAAAGGGGGGGCTGCTGATATAGAAGATTCTACTAAGGATGAAGGGGAGTTCTACAACTTTCATCTAGCCACAGATTCAGATTGTGATGTATTTGAGAGTAATTCTGAGAGTGAGGATGGTGAATATGAGGGTGTTTCTACTTAAGAGGATACATATGACTCACTTTATGATGCCGACGAGGATGTTGTTGGAGAGACAAGTGATATAGAAGCTAACCTTGTTGTTGCTAGACAGACCAAAGTAAATTAGAAGAACTGGAAAGAGAGATCTAGTGATATTAATGTAGATGAGCTACCTAGTGGCCCTGTTAGCATTGACCCAGAATTTGAAGACATTTACAAGGACAAAACTGCTAAATATTCTAACAAATTAGGAGAGGATGAGCAGTACCTAGACAGTTTAGATCCAGGGAGTGAAGATAGTACTGATGATGATGTAGATGCAAATGATTAGGTGCATAACCTTCCTCCAAGAAGATACAGTGGAAAGGTCTACTTTGACTCTAACTgtaagaaaattatttttcaactGGGAATGGTCTTTGAAAATGTTAGACAATTTAGATTTGCTTTACAAAATTATGTTGTACACAGGAGAGTTCAGTTAAAGTTGAAAACAAGTGAAAGGAATAGAGTCAGGGCGATATGTTTGAACTCTAGTAGATGTAGATGGCATATTTTAGGCAGTTTACAGGGCCACACACAACACTTCATTGTCAACACATACTACCCTGTCCATTTATGCTTCCCAGTCATAAAGAATAAGCTTGCTAACACAACTTGGATAGTTAAACATTACAAAGATAAGATCATTAATCAGTCTGACATAAAGCTCAAGAAATTGCAAGAGTTGATAAGGATTAAGTATGGTGTGTATGTAGGAAAAACAATATGTGTCAGGGCTAGACAGAAGGTAATAGGTAAGTATTTAGGTTATTACAAAATAGAGTTGCTAGGATTTATGATTATACTGACATGATAAGAACTACTAACATAGGCAGCACTATTGTGGTGAGGACTTTAAAAGAAATAGAACTTGGTAAAGAGGTCTTTGTGAGGATATACATTTGTTTACATACTTTGAAAACTGGTTGGTTAGAAGGGCGTAGAGATGTAATTAGATTTGATGGTGCATTTCTGAAGGGAGTATGTAAAAGTGAGTTATTGTCATGCATTGCTAAAGATGGTAATAACCAAATGTATCATGTTGCTTGGGCAGTGGTTGAGAAAGAGACCAAGAACAGTTGGTCTTGATTTTTTAGGTGTCTAATGAAGGACTTGAAACTAATAGAATCTGAAGGTGAAGGACTAACAATTATGTCTGATATGCAGAATGTATGTgtattgttttttctttttttttttactttaataTTTAAGATTGCATTGAATGAACTCTAACAGTGTATTTTTGTTGTTCAAGGGACTTGTTCAAGCTGTATCTGAATTGATGCCAAATGCTGAGCATAAAATGTGTGTAAGGCATATATGGAGCAACTGGAAGAAAATTTGGAGTGGTGAGGAAAGAAGGAAGAAGTTCTGGGGTTGTGCAAGAGCTTCATTTGTAGCATTTCTGAAGGTTAAACTAGATGAGTTGGCAGAATTGGGTGGCAGTAAGATAATAGAAGACTTGCTTAGATATCTCAAACAGTCATGGTGCAGGGCCTTTTTTAAAGACTGTAGTAAGTGTGATGTTATGGAGAATAACATGTGTGAGACCTTCAACAGTTGGATACTTACTTCTAGGAACAATTTAATCATAACCATATTGGAAGAGATCAGAGTGAAGGTAATGGAGATGATGACTAATATGAGAGAATTTGCTAcaaagtgaaattttgatatatcTCCTATGGCAATAGGGTACATTGAAGAGCAATCTATGAGAGCCACCAAGCATGAATATAAATGGAATGGGGACACTGGATTTGAGATCTAAGATGGAATTTGCAAACACATAGTTGATTTTGTAAAGAAAGAGTGCACATGTAGAATGTGGCAGCTGAAAGGCATACCCTGCTCCCATATACTTTGTGCAATTTTTTTAAAAGGTATGACACTGCTGATTATGTTGAGCATTGGTATAAGAAGGAAACATATCTCAAGGCATTCAATTGTTATATTCAACTTATGACCAACATGGAGATATAACCTCCAACTCAAAATCCCAAAGTTGAGTCTCCTATAATTACTAAGATGTCTGGTAGACCTAAGAAACATAGAAGAAAGGCTCAAGATGAGCCTACAAAGAAATTTAGTAAGAGATCAAGAAAGGGGACACCAATGACCTGTTCTCATTGCAAGACAATAGGTCATAACAAGAAAGGCTGTGCAATCCTGGTAAGAATCAAATACTTCTTATGCTTTAAGTGTTTTTAGTCTTTTGCGGAATTTTTATATTCTAGGTGTTTTAGAAAGGGCAAAGTTCAACTGCTGGTGCTGAGAGTAGTACTGCAAATGCCCAGGCTACAACAGCTGCATCAGGAGGTCATTCTGGTACTATTGCTGGTGGTGGATCTGCAGCACAACAATCTGCTACTATTGCAACACCAAGAAATTTTGGAACTACTGCTGATGGTGGATCAGGAACACAACAATCTAGAACTACAAAAGAAAGATCAAGGACTCCTCGACAAATTCTTAGAACTTTAGGTGGAAGGCCTAGGACTGCTGTATTTGGAATACTATTTGGTGAATCAGGGACAGTCATAGAGAGGGTAAGTATGTAAAATTTTGTCCAATTGTTGTGTCTAATTACTATACTAAGTTCTAAAATTATATTTCTATTTGAATGTAGTTTGGTTTAAGGGACAGAGTCGCACATGATCCTAGGCAAACAATTGATGCTAACCAGATTAATATTAATCTTGGATATAGAGTACCTGGACTAAGGTGGAAAGGAACAAATACAGTAATACAAAGGCAGCTTCAACTAGGGCTGTGCATGgattggatcggatcggatttagcatatttcggattgaaatttcggatttcggattccaAAAattgcaatccgaatccgatccgaattatatcggattggatcggatttttaaattttggatCGGTTTGGTGATCGGATTTTCGGATCGGATTGTACGTATTATTAAGGAGTGTGTATAACTGTATATGGATAATGGATATTACATAATACAATAGCATTTAAAAGACCAAAAATAGCAAACAAATGACTATAAATTACAGCACCTCAAGATTTTAATTTTGGCTTCATTCCAATTAATAAATGTTACTAATGTCTAATAGTACAGTATTGTAGCAGTATAGTATTGTAACTGGTTAAAGCTGATAGTCTTATTGTACTTGACCCATAAAGGTACACAATATTGCACAAATTCATTTCCCAGTTGAAGCATAGCAGAAACATAGCTAACAGTTACAAGACCAGAAGCATAGCAGAAGAGCAGAAACACAAAATGGAACCAAGTTCTACTGATCATTCTAACAGTTACATAACTGTAACATAGAACCAAAACATAACTGTAAGATAGCTAACAGTTACAAGTTCTACTGATCATTCTCATTCAATCCAGATCTATAGATAACTATAATTGTTACAAGTTCTTATAGATAACTATAACTGTAAGATAGCTAACAGTCCAGTTCTACAAAATTAACTAAAATCCCAAATAGCTGTTTAATCACTAATGAACTGAAATCCTCAACCAGAATTCCCTAATGCAGCAACCTTAAGTTCTGGCACACTGGAACTGAAATCCTCAACCTGGCACACTTTCAAGTTCTGCAATACTACACttgtcaaaaatgagagagtcagTAAATGTGTATCATGTCAAGTTGGGCAACCTGTGCAGCAGCTTGACTGTTTGGTGGTAGAACAAAATAATACAATAGAGAAGGCTTAATGCAGCAGTTTGGTTCAATTTATTAGAAGGCTTAAGAAAACTTTTAACATGCCACGAACTCGTACCTTTTATATGTCGAC
The Nicotiana sylvestris chromosome 11, ASM39365v2, whole genome shotgun sequence DNA segment above includes these coding regions:
- the LOC138881586 gene encoding uncharacterized protein, which gives rise to MVFENVRQFRFALQNYVVHRRVQLKLKTSERNRVRAICLNSSRCRWHILGSLQGHTQHFIVNTYYPVHLCFPVIKNKLANTTWIVKHYKDKIINQSDIKLKKLQELIRIKYGVYVGKTICVRARQKVIGSTIVVRTLKEIELGKEVFVRIYICLHTLKTGWLEGRRDVIRFDGAFLKGVCKSELLSCIAKDGNNQMYHVAWAVVEKETKNSWS